ATTGCATTACACTGTCCGCCATGTTGTGGCCCTTGACCCCGTACCATCTGGCGTCGACGTCCAGATGGTACGGGTCGAGGTGTcaatttttgcattctttcggTGGTCATCGTCGGTTGCCCCTgactggccactccgagtgcgCGCAGTATGGATAGAAATCGGTCGATAATGTTGAACAGCACGACGAGAACGGTGTGGCCCAACGCGTTGCAGGATCAATCTCCACCGGAACGACCAGCACGTTGACCTCGCCATTGCGTAACTGGTCCACGAAGTTACTCTATGGGGTGTTCAGTACCGGGATGTTCGTCGAGCTGAAGATGGCTCGCGGATAGTTCAATCGCCAGACTCACAAGCGGCTGGATAATGGCCTTCATGAAGGCAGCCAGTTTGAATAAGGCTCACTTGAGCGCCCGGTACACATAGAAGTTGAGCAAGTGGATCCTAGGCCAGGTCGTAAAAAACGCGCGGCAAATTTAAGAATCGTTGGGCAATGTACTGGGTGAGGCCGGACTTCAGTTGTGTGATTCCGTAATGAAAAGATTTGTAACACGCCTACTTTAGCACTTCAGCACGTCCCAGGcgttatcgagaaattaaaagtgagagtgtgtgcaacatggagttaaactttctatgaagatgctgtgaaggttaccatgactctttgaaaagtttaactccatgttgcacgcacacactctcactttaaaTTTCTCGATACATGTTGAACCTATTAGTCGAAATCTTCTGCGACTGGATCTGAATTTACGTTTGCttctttttgattttgttcATGACGATCTCGGCCGGCAAGGCAAGCACGTTTTGACGCCGTtcctaaaagtttaaaaaaatacgttaattATTCCATTACTTCAACTCATAATATCTCACAAAAATATCgtacttgttttgaaaaatctccCGCTCATCCTCCTCGTtaatcttcaaatcatcaaaaaaaagtccTGCCCGTCGGCATCAGCCTCCTCGCGAACTCCTCATCCGACTCGTCCAAGGAATCTCCGCCACCTCAGTCCCTTCCCTTGCTATCTACGGCCCAAACAAGTCCCCCAACAGGTTCAGTTCCGTCTGCCGCTTCCGAGCCTGATCTTGGATGCGCTGTATCAACCTCCACCGGAATAACTAGCACGTTGGCCTCGCCGGTACGTAGCTGGTCCACTTAGATGCTGTCTAGAGAAATCATAAATTGAAAGTCAGTTTTAAAAATCCACTAAACAACCACTTAGCAAATCCAATAATACCAACCTCGTCTAGTGGCCAACAGCAGCTCGGTCAGATTCCAGTGAAAGCCAATCCGGCCGTTGCTCTGGATGTCGCACGGCACCGGAACAGTACAGAACAACCGCCGGTTCTGTTGTCCTACCGGGTCCTACTCAATGCTGCAGAGAACCGTAACATGTTTTGGTTTAGAAAGATAAATATTATGACAGTTACACTCTTACCCGCACTTGATCGTTTTTGCTAGAATCATCATCGTCATTCCGTTCATTCCAGAATTAACCCAGAATTATTCCAGAATGATCGAGTGTCAACCCCCTTGGATAAACCCCTTTTTGAgaggtacttctgattttgagtgtaggcCGTATGCGGAACCATGaaaaaacctgtaagtttaaaaatgttactagggcggTCGGCCTCTTCCAGCACGGGGAAGCGAATGTTGTACAGGTCCACCGTTTCGTGCATACAAGACGtttctttgaatatttaaaGATTTGCTTGTCCAACTCACGAATCTAGGTCAACACCAGTTTCAAAGGGTACTGCATGCGACGGTTGAATAACCGATTTGAGCTTGCGCTGCAAGTTGCGGAGGATATCGCGATTATTCATACCTCCGATTCAGGTACAATCAAACCCTTCGTCGTCCAGGGATTCCATCGTAAACGTCATCCTGAGCACGGGCGGCAGCCTCCTTCTTGGCCATCTGGTCCTTGGCCTCGAGCAGACGtttgcgttttttttcgaagaatctggaATATCGaaagaaactttaaaaatcctACTAGCGAAGTAAAAAAATGGGACTCCCCCAAACATGTACCACTTGTCTCCGGTGCAGTGATCTATGGTGAGAGTGTGCTCCAGCAGCTCGCGCGATCCGCTTGATAcgtacacacaaaaaatattacggtaatgacaaaagtaccttactttagaattaaaaagttgttaaaatttgctacattaaaagtttttttcttgttttgaaaatgaaaacttttactgctacagtttttgaaaatctcaatgctcactgatttaaaagttttcacttttaattcgactgaaaaatttctttcattttgtcgttctcgtgtaaccgtgtcgcctaagtccaaaatgtaaacaaacgttttggTGATTCCGGTGAGTGGAGGTCCACAACGACTATCAAAACCGAACGCGGCCGCTGCCAGGACTtggacgcggaaaccttcgaAAGAGGATGGTGCGGGCTCGGTGCGGGTGCGGAACAAGGTTGGGAGATTAGGAAAAAattggttttcaaaaggatAAGGCCATGACTGTAGCATCCTGCAGGACCTGCAGCTGTTTCATGACCGAAATGGGTAAGAatgaagcttgggtgtttggtggcgtttgagataattttgtttgtttttgtaggacgctGTTTATGTGGTTGCCGAAGATCGGAGGTCGGGATGTGGATTTGCACCGGTTttattcggtggtggtggcccgtgGTGGGTAGACGAGATTAACGTTGAAGCAGATTTACATCCTCTTTTTGAACAAGtacgaaaaagttaattttcacgatccgacggaagagggaaacgacgagtagcggcataatcggaggtggtcagcgcggatgttgcactcggtgccggcggtttacgaccatcagcagcattatgtgccAGAATTGATGACGGGACAGTGTGGGATGTCCCGAGGGTTCGGAGTCCATTTCTCGTTGCGGGACGAGTATTACCTAAACATCCGGAAGAACAGTTTGCACTAGTTCTGGAAGGACCGTCTGTACGAAAGCCGCAGGTCCTGGAGCTGTCGTACTCAGATTACTTCCAGAGGTTGGAGCGAGATCCGACGAACCTGATCTAAAACATCTACctggaataccgaagaagttacaggtgagtattgagaatgtgttcagtgtctagcCAATTTCATTTACTTTAAAACTCTTTCAGCAAACGCTCATCTCGCAACGGCGCAGCTTCGGCCGGATGAACTTTGACGGCGAGTTGGCAATATCTGTatcattctcgaaggaggacgaAGTGATCGTGAACTATCCGTTCATGCGCTTCACTTCCTAgccggaaaacgtcgacttcccttcccgaatcacacggaaaaaaatcaattctcgaaatcgtgaattaaattcacgaatgcgagaaccacgaaggaatatattcacgtttatagtgcaaatgcaccatactcatacaattccttcgtggttcttacattcgtgaacttaattcacgattacgagaattgatttttttctgtgcaacaaccaatggccaactcctccaagcctgtcctgatgatggccggcaacgagaccTGTTCTCTACATCGCTGTCGCGCTCCAAAATAAAGGCCGCGATGTTGCTCCCCAACGAAACATCCGTAACCTGCTCAGCCTGGGGCCTTCGAACGTGACCGGTAGCGTACCGTAAGAATCGGTGCAGCTTGGACGCGGAAGTTGGCCAACCATAAGCAGATccgttaaatacaaaaaaaaaaatcgaaaacatactgttttaatattaaaatattgaaataaaatccatcacatgtttcgaaaatcatcactgtaatgataaatgttatttatttttgccataaaaagttttttcttatattaaaagtaaaaaacttttacctatacaacgattttgttccagaaatgcatggtagtatcaacaactttttaacttttaaattaaaaagtttgaactttctacgaatattcaccaacgcgaacttttaatccaacgaacgatctttttaaatttagagtattttttctttgtgtgtagtCGCCCATCCGCGCGTTGTTGATGAAGGCATGCGCAAATTTCTCTTCCGCGGCTTCGTCGACATAGCTGATGAGGATGAGGACTCCGCAGATGCGCGCCTTTGCTCCACCTGGAGCAGACGTTTGATGAAGGCGCGACCTTTGCTCCCGCATTAATCGACGGAAACGCCACTACTATCATTTTCTGGGAACTCGTGTGGTGGCAGAGTTTACCCTGAAACATGTAAGTACCAAAGTTAGTGACATAATCACCTGCCCCACCCAAACTCTCACCTGGGAAGTCAGCTACTGCTGAAGGTGTTGCTGCTGATGCGGGTTTCCACACCGGCCACCGCCGCCGCGATTTATGTAGCCACCTGTTGTGTTCTGGGTAAAACCAACTAACAGTGTACGGGAAGGGAAAATGTCAGAGAGTATCGGAACGTAAATAAAGTACAACGTGGAGTAAAACTATCAGAttaaattcggttttattttacTATAAATCGTCCGGAGTAGGACACAACATTTGGCGACGAGGCGGAAAGTAACCCGGGGATTGAATTCGAATCGAATTTGGTTGAATCCGTAGAGAAAAACCGGTTCCGCGCGGTAGGAAAAAGTGTCGCGTGAAAGTAAACAAACGAACTTTTAAGATGGATGACGCGGGCCGCTCGAACATTCCATCTTTCGATCCGGAGGACACTTCCACAGTTTCGGCAAGGTGGAAGAAGTGGAAGAGAAGTTTTAAGATCTTTTTGGACGTGCAAAATGTGACCATCCCTGCCCGCAAGCGTTCCTACCTTCTGCATTATGTAGGGCCCCAGGTGCAGGACGTCTTCTTCAGCCTGCAAGGGGAGACAGCGCCGCCGGTTCCGGCGGGCTCTGACGAGTACAAAGAGGCGGTCAAGCTCCTCGATGATTACTTCCTTCCGATGAAGTGCCTCCCGCTAGAGCGGCACAAATTTCGGAACCTGGAGCAGGCCGAAGATGAGCCGATTGAGCGTTTCGTCCTCCGGCTGCGCGAGCAGGGGAACCTGTGCGAGGACGGCGATCATCTTGACGAGGAGATTAAAGAACAACTATTTGAGAAAAGCGCTTCCGACGACTTGCGCGCCCGAATCTTGAACAAACCGGAAATGACGCTTGTGGAAACGGTTGAAGCTGGACGTTCGCTGGAGACCAtccacacaaagaaaaaatactctaaatttaaaaagatcgttcgttggattaaaagttcgcgttggtgaatattcgtagaaagttcaaactttttaatttaaaagttggaaagtttttgatactaccatgcacttctggaacaaaatcgttgtatcggtaaaagttttttccttttattataagaagaaactttttatggcaacaataaataacatttaacattacagtgattgtgtgtgtgtgtgtgtgtgtgtgtgtgtgtgtgtgtgtgtgtgtgtgtgtgtgtgtgtgtgtgtgtgtgtgtgtgtgtgtgtgtgtgtgtgtgtgtgtgtgtgtgtgtgtgtgtgtgtgtgtgtgtgtgtgtgtgtgtgtgtgtgtgtgcaaccaaccaaacgggaccacgcgaccgcttcttacaaactgagttgtttccatgtatttttagatctacattctatacatgcaaataactcgcataggcatatggaaggtgttagctctgccgagcttcggtgacccatttctacgctggctagccgagcgcgaggtacttcagctttatcgacaagccccgccctgaagaacgtttgcaccaatcgggttcaaacgttatttagaacttccgaacccttgtcaaatggacaaggactcAGCGCGTATATATTTGATagcaacagtattcctaattccagttatagctcaccaagtcgcgatggcctagtggttagcatttttgcttaccaatccaaaggacgggggatcgaaccccgactcgagcgactttgatgtttcgttcatgttcagagtttcaagatttataattcctatactttctcgttgggagcagatgggaatcgaacccaggaccattcgcttacaaagcgaacatcgtaaccagtcagccacggccgctcctatttaacattacagtgatgattttcgaaaaatgtgatggattttatttctatatttatttttattttaatattaaaactgcTGCTTATGCTGCTTAACATCGCGGCCTACATTTTGGAGCGCGACAGCGATGTAGAGAACAGGGTGGTCTCGTCGCCGGCCATCAtcaggacaggcttggaggagttggccattgggTGTTAATTCGGGAAGGTAAGTCGACGTTTTCCGACTGGGAAGTGAAGCGCCTGAACCGATAGTTCCCGATCGCAtcgtcctccttcgagaatggcacagatgttgccagttcatccggccgaagctgcgccgtcgcgagatgagagtttgcgggcgggagttgctgaaagagttttaaagtaaattaaattggctagacactgaacacattctcaatactcaccggtgacttcttcggtattccagGTAGATTTTCTTTATCAGGTTCGTCGGATATCGCTCCAACCTCTGGAAGTAATCCGAGTACGACAGCTTCAGGACCTGCTGCTTTCGTACAGACGGTTCTTCCAGAACTGGCGCAAACTGTTCTTCCGGATGTTTATGTAATACTCCAAACATGTCCCGCACCGAGAAATGGACTGCGGACCCTCAGGACATCCCACACTGTCCCGTCATCACTTCCGGCACATAATACTGCTGatggtcgtaaaccgccggcaccgagtgcaacatccgcgctgacaACCTCCGATCGCTTCTCGTCGTTTCCCtcttccgtcggatccttctcctcacaattaaaattaactttatcgaatacaaccggtgcaaattcacatccgcataaacggcgtcctacaaaaacaaacaaaatcaaacacaaacgccaccaaacacccaagcttccttcttacccatTTCGGTCGTGGAATAGCTGCAGATCCGGCAGGAAGCTAGCCTCatccttttgaaaaccaactttccccTAATCTCCTAACCTTGTTCCGCACCATCCTCCTTCGAAGGTATCCGCGTCCAAGTCCTGGCTGCGGACGCGTTCTGTTTTGATTGACGTCGTGGACCCCCCACTCACTAACCACCGGAATCacctaaacgtttgtttacattttggacttagacGTACACGGTTTCACGAGaacgacaaaatgaaagaaattaaacagtcgaattaaaagttaaaacttttaaataagttagcaatgagattttcaaaaactgtagcattaaaagttttcattttcaaaacaagaaaaaacctttaaatgtagcaaattttaaccacttattaatttaaaagtaagttacttttgtcattaccataatatttttttgtgtgatcggCAAGCATCGCCAGTCCATTAAGATGAGCCCTTGTCTGGAGGAGGTCAACAAAATGGCTCGAACGACCAGCGCTTCGAAGAACAAG
This is a stretch of genomic DNA from Culex pipiens pallens isolate TS chromosome 1, TS_CPP_V2, whole genome shotgun sequence. It encodes these proteins:
- the LOC120429561 gene encoding uncharacterized protein LOC120429561, translated to MFGVLHKHPEEQFAPVLEEPSVRKQQVLKLSYSDYFQRLERYPTNLIKKIYLEYRRSHRNSRPQTLISRRRSFGRMNWQHLCHSRRRTMRSGTIGSGASLPSRKTSTYLPELTPNGQLLQACPDDGRRRDHPVLYIAVALQNVGRDVKQHKQQF